The Montipora capricornis isolate CH-2021 chromosome 1, ASM3666992v2, whole genome shotgun sequence genome contains a region encoding:
- the LOC138050530 gene encoding uncharacterized protein, which produces MRNSGPFYLAIIDKPKSEVWYRKQRMGVNIIDSFMKNMVLEAELDVQGKKLTNHSVRKTLVKKLKASEQPRSAIIGATGHRSERSMADYEEGDESEQRQISSIISAPVCQQDQNSRPVLSSLPIQHNQTATPACQTVVHHFHGCQVTINYGAGVGVF; this is translated from the coding sequence ATGCGAAACAGTGGTCCGTTTTATCTCGCCATTATTGACAAACCGAAATCCGAAGTGTGGTACAGGAAACAGAGGATGGGTGTCAATATAATCGACTCCTTCATGAAAAATATGGTCTTGGAAGCGGAATTGGATGTACAAGGAAAAAAGTTAACCAACCATTCGGTAAGAAAAACGCTTGTGAAGAAACTGAAGGCCTCAGAGCAGCCAAGAAGTGCTATCATCGGTGCAACAGGCCACAGAAGCGAGCGGTCAATGGCAGACTACGAGGAAGGGGACGAATCAGAACAGCGACAGATCTCATCCATCATCAGCGCTCCTGTCTGTCAACAGGATCAGAATTCCCGTCCAGTTCTTTCCAGTTTGCCCATTCAGCACAACCAGACAGCGACTCCAGCGTGCCAAACAGTAGTCCACCACTTTCATGGCTGTCAGGTAACGATAAATTACGGAGCTGGCGTTGGTGTTTTTTAA
- the LOC138049829 gene encoding uncharacterized protein gives MMLMHRFPTWLCRAIQNLSRSWSTRIVTTTRKGREVSDIIRFRKGLPQGDALCPRLFTVCLNPIAWKIRATEGYRLSKPIDTKVTDLLYIDDLKIFAASESRLSCVMKSVRLAMEDEGLQWNPKKCAVVHFKRGTHVADSAGLKVDGNAKIPSLEDGQQYKFLGVLESLKQEEKLALQSAAKEYLRRMSVIWTSPLSDYHRVVASNQFAMPAMSYYMWTQHWPITDLKQIDREARKIVVENGGKHPCGSTSLLYLSRDKGGRGMRSIETEYKETKIKAAANLYQNRDPAMKIVRDFEERAESMGHQALTKEAAAYAKEYGLELQLEYPDPVCVTEEGEVIPGKKVKNILKRHRESRGREEVKEQRWQSW, from the coding sequence ATGATGCTTATGCACAGGTTCCCCACCTGGCTGTGTAGGGCTATCCAGAATTTGTCAAGAAGCTGGAGTACCAGAATAGTGACCACTACAAGAAAGGGGAGAGAAGTCTCGGACATCATACGATTTAGAAAGGGCCTTCCACAGGGCGATGCCCTATGCCCTAGGCTCTTCACGGTCTGTCTGAACCCGATCGCCTGGAAGATAAGAGCAACCGAAGGATATAGACTATCTAAGCCTATTGATACAAAGGTCACGGATCTTCTATACATAGATGACCTGAAGATCTTTGCTGCATCGGAGTCGAGACTCAGTTGTGTAATGAAGTCAGTAAGGCTGGCTATGGAAGACGAGGGTTTGCAATGGAACCCTAAGAAATGCGCGGTCGTCCATTTTAAGAGGGGGACCCACGTTGCTGATAGCGCAGGACTGAAGGTTGATGGGAATGCTAAGATACCGAGTCTGGAAGATGGACAACAGTATAAGTTTTTGGGTGTGCTTGAGAGTCTGAAGCAAGAAGAGAAGTTAGCTTTGCAGTCTGCTGCTAAAGAGTATCTCCGGAGGATGTCGGTAATTTGGACGAGCCCCCTTTCGGACTATCATCGTGTGGTTGCATCTAACCAGTTTGCTATGCCAGCTATGAGTTACTACATGTGGACTCAGCACTGGCCAATAACAGACCTGAAGCAAATAGACAGAGAGGCCCGCAAAATTGTTGTAGAGAACGGAGGCAAGCATCCCTGTGGTTCAACATCCCTGCTGTACCTGTCACGTGATAAAGGTGGGAGGGGGATGCGCTCCATCGAGACAGAGTATAAAGAAACGAAGATTAAAGCAGCGGCCAATCTTTATCAGAACAGAGATCCGGCTATGAAGATAGTACGGGACTTCGAGGAGCGCGCGGAGAGCATGGGGCACCAAGCACTGACAAAGGAAGCGGCGGCGTACGCGAAAGAGTATGGTCTGGAGCTACAGCTTGAATATCCTGATCCAGTCTGTGTCACAGAGGAGGGAGAGGTGATACCTGGGAAAAAGGTAAAGAATATTCTCAAGAGACATCGAGAATCAAGAGGGCGGGAGGAGGTTAAAGAACAGAGATGGCAAAGCTGGTAA
- the LOC138049847 gene encoding ATP-dependent DNA helicase RecQ-like, with product MAASSSKPNFLSVLRRIEFSLNNGNFPSLNLKPLQMKCFEYMLEGQDVIGVLPTGFGKSMLFHLLPHFIPVKTTKNIVIAVCPLNSIIEDQLKVLKARRITADVLQLAVYEKEPADNLFGNQQEPSEHVVPDSTKFPQDVSYDKILVPIANELAIQRENYPMTIIYLKLKYCGYAYGLFERVLKDKQCVGETSEPSARLFAQFHALQTSRMKKDIISEKKKEQSRVRVLFATSALGMGVDAPYVTNIIHITPPSSLEAYMQEIGLAGRTGLSSCATLYYNNSDIAKNKKHVEESMKSYCRSEDTCQRKLLLDYFGFSSVQQKGCCCICDGKFKRTEEDLPQAIRNKVRFLPNSNRAILERLIKGAISDHESQATSEGSMLFDISVDKDLAAKVMEGVEFVASEADLLKSFGIWDETCSSQIFSLISEHTAICTTETDSDND from the exons atggcggcctctTCGAGTAAACCAAACTTTTTGTCAGTGCTTCGTCGAATcgaattttctttaaataacggtaattttccttctttaaatttaaaacctcTTCAAATGAAGTGTTTCGAATATATGCTGGAAGGTCAGGATGTCATTGGAGTCCTACCTACTGGATTTGGCAAGTCAATGCTCTTTCACCTTCTACCTCATTTCATTCCTGTGAAGACCACCAAGAACATAGTTATTGCGGTATGTCCATTAAATTCCATCATTGAAGATCAGCTGAAAGTCTTAAAAGCTCGAAGGATAACCGCTGATGTCTTACAGCTTGCTGTATACGAGAAGGAACCCGCCGATAACTTGTTCGGAAATCAACAAGAACCAAGCGAGCACGTGGTCCCGGATTCAACGAAGTTTCCTCAAGATGTG AGCTACGACAAAATCCTTGTACCCATTGCCAATGAACTGGCAATTCAAAGAGAAAACTACCCAATGACAATCATTTATTTAAAACTGAAATACTGCGGATATGCTTATGGCTTATTTGAAAGAGTATTGAAAGACAAACAGTGCGTTGGAGAAACATCAGAACCCAGTGCAAGACTGTTTGCACAGTTTCATGCGCTCCAGACGAGTCGCATGAAGAAAGACataatttcagaaaaaaagaaagaacaatcgAGGGTGAGGGTGCTATTTGCAACATCAGCTCTTGGCATGGGGGTTGATGCTCCTTATGTAACCAACATCATTCATATAACTCCACCAAGTAGCCTTGAAGCTTACATGCAAGAAATTGGTCTTGCTGGCCGTACAGGACTTTCATCATGTGCTACCCTTTATTACAATAACTCTGACAttgcaaagaataaaaaacatgtAGAAGAATCAATGAAATCATATTGCAGATCAGAAGACACTTGTCAAAGGAAACTCCTCCTTGATTACTTTGGATTCTCCAGTGTTCAACAAAAGGGCTGTTGCTGCATATGCGATggcaaattcaaaagaactGAAGAGGATCTCCCCCAAGCTATTAGAAACAAGGTCAGATTTCTACCTAACAGTAACCGTGCTATCCTTGAAAGGTTAATCAAGGGTGCAATTTCTGACCATGAGTCCCAAGCGACATCAGAGGGTTCAATGCTATTTGACATTTCTGTAGATAAGGATCTGGCTGCAAAGGTTATGGAGGGAGTGGAATTTGTTGCATCAGAAGCAGACTTGTTGAAATCATTCGGCATATGGGATGAAACCTGTTCTTCTCAAATCTTTTCGCTTATATCTGAACACACTGCTATATGTACAACTGAAACGGACTCCGACAATGATTAG
- the LOC138049821 gene encoding uncharacterized protein, translated as MFELYEQLLPTRLYTIHKTRVSDSGDSTCRLCGTAPEGMAHILSACPALAQTKYLARHDAVLKVLFFEIIFDLGLIDSVPPWYSPIKPQSVYETAEVQAYWDVPVYGEYQELRANRVDARIVNNRDKQVIALEMSCPWVSNRGKKTSEKTMKYAPLRWELKQRYPGYEINQCNIILDVLGGWSKDLDDTLQKLVGSKAKGVLKKMQKACLSGTLNIARTFKVII; from the coding sequence ATGTTTGAACTGTACGAACAACTATTACCCACACGGTTGTACACCATCCATAAGACACGTGTGAGTGATAGTGGTGATTCGACATGTAGGCTGTGCGGTACAGCGCCAGAGGGCATGGCCCACATTTTATCTGCCTGCCCCGCGCTTGCGCAAACCAAGTACCTCGCAAGACATGACGCCGTCTTGAAGGTCCTCTTCTTCGAGAtcatctttgacttgggcctgaTAGACTCTGTGCCCCCGTGGTATTCTCCCATCAAGCCACAGTCTGTCTATGAAACTGCAGAGGTACAGGCGTACTGGGATGTTCCGGTATATGGAGAGTACCAAGAGCTCAGAGCAAATAGAGTGGACGCTAGGATCGTTAACAACAGAGATAAGCAAGTGATAGCCttggaaatgagttgcccctggGTGAGCAACCGTGGTAAGAAAACATCTGAGAAGACCATGAAGTATGCGCCACTCAGATGGGAATTGAAACAGAGATACCCAGGGTAcgagataaatcagtgcaatatCATCCTAGATGTACTCGGGGGATGGTCCAAGGACTTAGATGACACCCTACAGAAGCTAGTAGGCAGCAAAGCTAAAGGCGtgctcaagaagatgcagaaggcgtgtctctcaggaactctaaatattgctcgcacttttaaagtgataATTTAA
- the LOC138049839 gene encoding uncharacterized protein KIAA1958-like, which translates to MAARFPEISGEEIQQLAEKAVNKNTVKTTKTWMNVRKSWAESKGLNNDIFKYEAKELGECLSRFFAEIRKSDGSDYKPDSLRVMLAALDRHLKQNDSKISIAKDRVFVKCRQVLEGRARALREKGHGKLPNATKALTAQDEEQLWKNRVLGQSHSFILCGICSPFILVFEVAKSTMKCLSKISA; encoded by the coding sequence atggcgGCAAGATTCCCAGAAATTTCCGGCGAGGAAATACAACAGCTAGCCGAAAAAGCAGTAAACAAAAATACAGTCAAAACCACTAAGACGTGGATGAATGTTCGGAAGTCGTGGGCAGAAAGCAAGGGCCTCAACAACGACATTTTCAAATACGAAGCTAAAGAACTGGGCGAATGCCTCTCTCGATTCTTTGCCGAAATTCGCAAAAGCGATGGCTCCGACTATAAGCCGGACAGCCTAAGAGTTATGTTAGCTGCCCTCGACAGACACCTCAAACAAAATGACAGCAAAATATCCATAGCTAAGGACCGTGTATTCGTCAAGTGCAGACAGGTCCTAGAGGGAAGAGCCAGAGCTCTTCGCGAAAAAGGTCACGGAAAACTACCAAATGCAACAAAAGCACTTACCGCCCAAGATGAAGAGCAGCTATGGAAAAATCGTGTACTTGGCCAAAGTCACTCCTTTATACTCTGTGGTATCTGCTCACCCTTCATTTTGGTCTTCGAGGTTGCCAAGAGCACCATGAAATGTTTGTCGAAGATTTCAGCTTGA